In the genome of Lates calcarifer isolate ASB-BC8 unplaced genomic scaffold, TLL_Latcal_v3 _unitig_1740_quiver_1239, whole genome shotgun sequence, the window taaaacagactaaatggaTGATGTTGCCATGAGGTGTTTGTTGCTGGTTGCTGGGGTATTTGgggtttaaaacattttaaaataatgtgatgTTGAAAATACATAACCTGATAATGTGACAGCAAAATGAGGACAGTAACATAGACTATGTTTTAGAGGCAGTTTGAACAACTTTCCTGGGATGTGTTGACACTTTTTACACCATGAAAAGCTGTCATGTTATTTAAATATCATACTCGATATCATCAAGTATCATCgacatttcattttaaccaGTTTGATACAATCTGTTCCAGTTATGCAGCTTATAACAATGAGATGTTCCACTATCACTTTCCAGTACAGATACTCTTTACCTCAGAATACGAACAGAAAGCTGAACTTTGatgatgtctttttatttctaacattacactgtaaataatgttGGTTTTCAGACTCACCGAATTTGATCAAGTGCTTTTTCCAGCTCTTCAGCAGCGGTCCGTATGATGTCAGCATTCTCTCTGAGACTCTGACTGATTTCTGTCTCACAGTTGTTCACATTTTGACAGTGGATAATCAGCTCAGGAACTGAGAACAGAAGTCCAACTGCTCCTCCTGcaatctgaaaaagaaacaaacacttttgaTGACAAGACTTGGAAAGTCTCAGTCTGATGTTGGATGCTGTCAGGaaacagcgcctcctgctgtACCTGACACTGACCTGTTTCTTTCCTTCATACTTACACGTCCAGCTGTcttgtttgctgcttttttccccatatTGGCGGCCAGCTTCTTTCCTATTGAATATCCAACTATGGTTGTCAGCCCTTTCACTGCCGCAGTTTGAACAAAATTTAAAAGCAGGGTCAAACCCAAACGAATCACATCACTATTGTCCCCAGAGAACGATTTGGACAATCCAAACATCATCTTGTACAAACTGATATTATCAGGTAATTTCAGTCCATTGCGTTTGGCCATTGCTCTCAGGATTCGCTCCATGACATGATCTTCAGAATGATCACCAGCCTGTTGTTCCTCTTTCAGTGACCCTGTGAGCTTCTGGAGTTCCTTTTCAAGATCCTCAATCTCCTTTGAAATCTGCTTTGCGTCATTTATGGCACAGTTTGATATGACAACATCTACAATATCAGATCCCACACTGGTCGCCAAACCAACCCCTGATGCTACTGCTCCTGTTGCAGCTAGAACTGGTATGGCTAACCCTCCTGTAAAGAAGGCTAaagcacctgctgctgctgctgcagctgcaccaCCTACAGACACTGTGCTCCCAACAATCTTAGTGACATTggcacttttctttttttccttcagctcAGTGGCCAGTTTCCTCAGCTTATCTGCACATTCTCTCTGTAGTTTCACCCAGGAGAAGATTTTATCTACGAGTTTGTCGGCAACATCCATGGTGAGATGACACTGAGAGGTCAGCAGGTCTACAAGAGAGGcagataaacatttaaatgtctgcatGTAGCTAATAATGTGGTCTTTatttaaactgctgctgaacTGTCTTTAAGTTTTCTAAGCTAAcgattattttaaaaaagacaggaaaactGATGAGACAGATGTGAAAACCTCGACCACCATCACTGATGAAACTGACTctaaaatattatttgtgttaTAACAAAGTAAAGATTTTGgggaaacaatgaaaaaagaaatagtttCCTGGTGATGAgatcattattttaaaatgaatcagGGTCAGATTTGTGGCTTTGACTTGACtctgcagcagaagaagaaaaaaaagaagtaaagaaGTAAAAGAAGTATCTTACCTGTTCCTCAGAGCTGTTTGGAGAGAGTCTGTAGCTTCCTGACTGAAGGAGACTTTCTTCTTCACTGGAGTTTTTCCTGCAGCTCAGTTTCTCTAAGTCATGTGACTTCTTGTAAAGACGCACCTACAGAGCAAAGTCTGGATTCAAGATCAAGATCAGATTCTGTTATCTGTTGTCTGCTGAACATTAACTGTTATCAGACCAGACCATGAGCACATCATACGTGTCCTTACAGCGCAGTACATGATAGTTCTCTTACCTTTTAGTCTCATGTAAACTACCCctgctgacaaaaacacaactgtttttttagttttagtgctGATTAGAATATTCTAATGAAATGTCAAAGGTTactgaacaaaagaaaagaaaatccagatagatagatatatactTTATTGTCACAGCACTGAGAAACAATATGAAACTTAGTTCAACAACATTTCCATATAACAGCATACAAAATAAACAGGTGTCCTACAATatactaaataaataattgtcCTCCGAACACCAGCTCTGTTGATCTTTACACTACATCACCTACTTTGTTCCTGTGATAATAACTACAGCCACTAGATGGCGATTAACAACAGTCTTCAGCTCAGTTAATGTGTCATAAAGAAAGTTATTAAGGAGCTTCAGCACAGAGATCacaaacagtttgacattttacaggataacaagaataaaaatataatagtcctgttttctttctcaccattaaaaacaaaccacattGTTTAACAAGTAACATGGATTCTTTCCAGTCAGTTAATTTACAGTTACATTAGGAAATATATCACTAGCTACACAGGTTAGAGTCACTTTAAACAACCAGTCATTTTAACAataagttaagttaagttaagttaagttaagttaagttaagttaagttacgataagataagataagataagataagataagataagataagataagataagataagataagataagataatcctttattagtcccacagaGGGGAAATTTACAtcgttgcagcagcataagtgattgaaaagacagaaagacatagATAcaagtaaaggcaagataaCAACAAGATAAGACTgtaaaaaatcaaacacaaacagtataaacatgacaatgtaataaaaaatattaacagaagagcaatatacacaggactttatacatagagacagaaaatgaactaaatacaagTATTGCACGTTTGAAAATGGATTTGCACACAGACACCATGTCAGtaaatgactgatagcagctgttttgtattaattaaagtgcagaaacctagtgaaaaatgttaaactaagtgaaattaattaatgttCTTATGTTCAGAATGGAAAAATTCTGTTGAATTGAATCTTTCTTTTTAAACCTAACCCATTTCCTACTCTTCACTCTTTTTTGACTCGTTTTGTCTGCTCATCATGATCcatgttttcttcagtgttcTTCCCTGTTTCTATTGATTCTGGTCTTGCGTTGAAATATACAGTGTAATGATCTAATACTCTGTCATTTCTGACAccaagttttcttctttttctctttcttctttctctcttttcttgttttcgctttcttctttctgtctgacaagcttctctctttcttcttccgcttttctcttcttctctctttcttttttcttttttttcttcttctgtctttcttctctctctcttctccttttctctctttcttctttctctccaataagcttctctctttcttctttttctctttcttctttctctctttcatctttctctctgattagcttttcttcctcttcacgTTATCTTTTGTCCATCTCCTGAAGCAGCTTTCTGTGGATAAAAGAAGTGAAGGTTCAGTTAATGTGACTTGGGGAACTTCAGTGACAGagcaaacacattttacactgcAATGAAATTTATCCAAAATCATTTGTAACTTCTTCTGAATCTGTTATCTTACATCTGTTTGCCGTTTCTGGAGTATTTGGGGTTGAAAATAGTTTCATATATAAAGGTGTGTCCAGTGCACAGCACGATGTGGAAGATTTAACAATATTCTTGTGAGATATGACAGTGAGAAACTAACTGATGATACAGGCAGTAACATAGACTATATTCTAGAGGCAGTTTGGACAAGTTTCTTTAGATGTTCTGATACATTTTCCACCATGAAATTATCATATCATTTCAACCAGTTTAACACAATCTGTTCCAGTTATGCATCTTTTAATGATGAAATGTTCCAGTATCACTTTCCACTACATATACTACTCTTTACCTCCAATATGGACAGAACTTAACAAATGAACTATGTGTCTGCAGTTGTTGGTGCAGCCTTTCTCTATGGACTCCATGTACCTGAGAGCTCATGAGAAACATCTATCCTATAGTCTAAGTGTCTGAAGATGAGGCCTGAGGAGATGTAGCAGCTATTAGTTGTTGTTTCATCTCTGTTGAAACGGCAGTTGTCAGTTGATCTCATTACTATGAGAGAAAACCCAGAGAAGCCCTCAGGGGAAGTTCTGTTCTTTCTGTCACGATGATTTTCACTTGACTCACTCGATTTTGTCcagttctgttttcatctcctCAGAAGCTGTTTTCATGGCTTCAGCCTTCTCTTTGAGATTCTTACTGACTTCCGTCTCAGATTGCTCCAGAGTCTGAATGTTGTAAATCAACTCAGGAACTGAAATCAGAAGTCCAATCGCTCCTCCACCAACCTGAAAACCAACATTTTACAATTAATATCAAGAGTAAGACGAAGATCTGACCTTTGTgaaagtgtcaaaaaatatttcttttctgtgtttaatgaATGAAGTTTCTAATATACTCACACGTCCAATTCAttttgcagatgttttcattCCTACAGATGTGGCCGCCTTGGTGACGCTATTTTTGAAAatttcttttcctgcttttttaaTTCCTGCTTTGGTGATTACACCTGTGGTCAACTCTCCAACAAACCCTGACAGGAGTGGCACCACCTTGCCTCTGTCATGGTGTTACTTGACTTGGTTGCTCCAACGATATCAGATCCCACACTGGTCGCCAAACCAGCCCCTGATGCTactgctcctgctgcagctaGAACTGGTATTGCTAACCCTCCTGTAAAGATGGTTGCTACACCTGCCACTGTCAGTGCAACTGCACCACCTACAGACACCGAGCTCCCAACAACCTTAGAGACATTAACATTCTGCTGGTTTTCCTCCAGCTCAGTGGCTAGTTTCTTCAGCTTATCTGCACATTCTCTCTGTAGTTTCACCCAGGAGAAGATTTTATCTACGAGCTTGTCGGCAACATCCATGGTGAGATGACACTGAGAGGTCAGCAGGTCTACAAGAGAGGcagataaacatttaaatgtctgcatGTAGCTAATAATGTGGTCTTTatttaaactgctgctggaCAGACAGTTCTGGAAGATTAACTCTAGTGGACACACTCCAAGAATAAACAACCAAAATCTCCAGAATGAAAATCTTATCCATTCATCAAAGAACTGTTCTGTATTACCACTCATTTATTAATACTGTTAGaaataatttattcttttgtctgaTCAATAAATCACCCTCATTATGTTCCAGTTATGTAGTTGATGTGCTGACACATGATCcatgtttgtctttcttcaTTACAGTGCAAAGTTCCATATCTTGTCTCATATCTTGTCTTAATTGatcatgtgtaaaaatgtaatttctgcaCAGGAACTCCAAATGAAATTATTTAGAGgctcataaataaaataattttttgttccaactgagacaaagaaaggaagaggaagtcCTGCTCAGCAGAGATCAAACTACCACGCCTTAAAATGTGATGTCATTCCCCAGTAAAGTTCCTGAGTTTGTGGCCTTTGGTTTCTGTTGCTTTGAGCTGACAGCCACTCATCATGTAGCTTTTTACAACATTTCTGGCATTGAGCCAGTTTTGCACTTTATCCTTgtcattttgttctttctttcagcaCCTGCTCTTCTTTTGTCTATACATGCACACTCTGTCTTACAAGTGAAGCAGTGACAAATTAGGCCAGAAGAGCAAAAGTGTCTGGGTATACTTTTATAATTTCTATTTAATATCCCTGTGTTTTTGCCTTGAAGATTTTCAAAGATTAATTGTGTCATGTGCCCAATTTTTCTAAAGTTATTCAGCAAAACTCCTTTACAGAAATGATTGAACTTATTCTATCCTGCTGCTTGTCTACCAGAGGAAGTTTAGCATGAGCTCAATGATGTGTGAAAGGACAATCTCCATCCTCCAGAACAGCTGAAACAGACCTGTTGTCACCTGACAACCACACTGTGCCTCCATCATGAAAATGTTGCTGGCTTCATACACTGCTGTTATAGATCACCACTTGGTTTCCAACCAGTAGAGTCTCCAGCAACAAGACAGCTCAAGTAGGCTGAACACTTCATTACCTGCTCATGACTGGGTTGAagccaaaatgtatttattcaatttaatttaatcagtaATTTTCATTCGTAGACATCCCAGGATTCTGTAATCATAACCTCCACCCATTCACTTTTACCATATCACCTTCCTCACTTTACCAGCCGTTAGTTCGATCATCTAcacatcttcatttttattgtatcaTTTATTACATTAGTAGACTTTAGTAAGTTACTAGATTCCTTGAATCAGAAGTTACTGTTTCAGATATTAGACTGATTCAATTTACTATTTATTATATACTTAAACTAATTaagagaaaaatgtgtattAAAAAGTGAATACATTCATGTATGCTTGCTGCATATGGAAACTGATTCAAAAATATTATTCGTATTACAACAAAGTTAAGATTTTGGAGAAACAATGTCTAAAAAATAGTATATGAGATCATTATCTGAAAATTTCCATTTGACCCCCATTTGTCTTACCTGCTTTGAAGAGTAGAGAAAAGGCTCTGGTCTGAGTCAACACCGAGGTTTGATTCTTCTTACAACAGAGGACTTTTTTTATTGGCTGTTTCAGATCAGGCCACTGCTGCTGATGGTAAAAAGGAAATGGAATGAGAAACCACTGAGATCCATATGAAAATCCCCAGTGTTTccaagagagaaagtgaaactcACTTGATGTTTGACTGTGATGCTGAAATCTGCAAGTGCTGTTACAGACTCACACTAAAAAGAACGCTACCATCTGTCTAACTTCCACATGAACTCCTCTGTAGTTTCTATGAGCAGATCCTGTCCATGACATTCAGTTCAGAAACATCCTGACTGAGGTTCCACAGAATCATTTAATATCAAACTTCTGCTGTTAAAGCTTTTGAATTTCAACAAGCAACTGATAAGTGTTCCAGCTGGACTGTTTCTCATCTCTGAACAGAGGTTTGTAGTAAAGACAGCATCTTACCTGACGTTAGTTGAGCAGATATTATATTGAGTATTTAGGTTGTTTGAGTCCAGATGAGATGATGAGGAGGCGgagtcagactgctgctgtctgagtctctctgcttcaaaagtgaaagagaaactgATCCAGACTTTGTCCTGTGGAAACTCCCAACATTCTTCAATGACTCATCACAATCTtcacacatcatttttatttaacctttattgaAGCTTAATGATTTTgtcctaaataaataaaagtatccattaatttttacatttctttttccatatTTCCACTCTGTCTTCATCCTGCTGCCATCTACAGGTCAGGAAGTTTATGTCAGAGCAAATGTTCAAACATTATATGatttggacaaaaaaacaaaagttactTTAGAGAAACAATAACAGGTAGAACAGAGACTATAAAAATGCTCTGCTGAgatttctgcagtaaaaatCAAAACACCCAGCACAACATAGATTTTTCAGTATTGAACATGAAGATTTTCATCTTAATCATCTTTGCTACTTTATGCAGGTTTTTCTAAACTCGACTGAACTGGACAGCTGAACCCAGAAATGTCCTTTTAAAGCCACGGTGCAGTTCtgatcaagaacagtgaacCCAGCCtccaccaacagctgctgtaatgtaatccaatggacaaTCATCCAcgtcaaagtccgtccactgaagttcttgtttttaccactgacagactcagagtgtgtctgacaacattatggataggattcctacagtCTGGGTTTCATATATCACATACCTGTGGATCATGGGTCTGTaaagtaaatacagaaaataaaacttgaaaagCTTCTTAATTTACGGTTTGATGCTCTCTGACTCtggtttgttcagttttgaccCTGAAGTGGTTTCAAACACGTGGACAATGTTTAACCAAACTTCCTGCTGAACATGTCGTCTGAAGCTGTCATCACAGTGTTGTCGATGGTGCAGACGTACTGCTCCTCCAGATACTTCCTGTCAAACTTCTGTCCAACAGATCCATCACTCAGACAGGCAGCGAGGTGGACGGTGGCTTtaaacctggaggagaggaggaccaGAGACAGAGCCAAAGTGACCACAGAGAAGGGGACACTTGTCTCTCCTGGGACGATGAACGGGATGATGATCCGGTTTCTTCCTGGTGGACCATGTGTCTTTGTAAGAGCCTCAAAGCTTCTCCAGTAGCTGTCCTTTGGTGGTTTTAAAGGACTAAGCATGATGTTAGGAATCATCTGATCTCCAGCTCTTCTCATTGAGTTCCAGTGGTTGGGCAGTTTGATGGGACAATGTTTTTCATTGGGAATTTGACAGTGGTCTTTTTTCCCACAGAGAAAAACTCTGTGCTGAGGTTTCATGAGTCCTGTAGCAATGCCGTATGCTGCACCAGCATAAATGGCGCAGTTCCAGGGAGAATAGAGGAGCACGTCTGTGATGgtggacagaggcagcagacagCTGGCTGGGATCATGGAGCCTCTGATCGATCCATGAGCCAAAAAGGTGATGtccacactgtcactgtggttcttcttctcttcttcatcaatgtgttttttcaggAAATGAAACATGTCCTTGAGTTTGATGAAAGTATCAGACTCTGAGTTCTGTCTCAGCCACTGACGAACAGTTTCATCCTGACACTTTTCTGTTGCACAATTTATCAGTGGTTGATTTAATGTCTTCATTAATGTCATCCTTTCAGGTCCCATCATCATAATGTGTTCCAACATCATAATGTGTGAGAATCTCAGATGATACCTTCTGtaagaagaaacagaagcatCTTAAACTTGTCATTTAAACCAAAGTCATAGTTTTCAGTAGTCCATCTTAAAATGATGTGTTCAGATGTTACTTTCTACTAcagctcctcctgtttcagGATCTTTGACGATATATTATCTTTCATTATGAACCTGTTCATTTTCAAAGACTCACAGAAATTCATCCAGTTCTTTCTCCATCTCAGTCTTCTTGTCTCCAGTCTGACTGGTTTCTGGGTTACATGTGTTCTGATTCCCCATCAGCTCGGCTCAGTAACTAaagtccagctgctgctccaacCTGAGAGGGAAACAACAAGAACACTTTGTGGTTAATGACTAGACTAAGAAAGTGTAGATGTACAGGACTGCATGAAGTGAGCATCCAGTCAATGAAATAGAACCAAACAGTTCAGCCTCAGTTTTGGAGCTCGGGGCGACCCAACAGCTGAGTGGTGAGTTCTGGGTTTGATTCCCAGCCggcacattttctgtctctgcacaatcaaatacacacatgaagTGGCCAAAAACTAATCTTAAAAAAAGTTCTGCAAACTCATCTAGTCCTGTTTTACCGTCAAAGAAATATTTCCATTGTGAGGTTGATTATTTGATCATAATGCGGAAGTTAAGTAAAACCAGTAAACCGCTGTAGCTCCACTGAGTCATGAGGCTCATTAATTCCTCTTTACatatgaaaacagatttgtccATTTCAAACAATATAACCATCACTGGCCTCACACTTCCATTTGTCCTTTATGTTAGCACTGATGTTAAACAATGcgtccactagagggcagcacTGACTGTAGAGGAGGAGGTCGTAATAATGTGGTTTTTAGGTGACATTGTAAACGGTGGAGGTCTGTGAGGTCATTAAATGCATCACATGAAGTCTTCTCAAAAACTTTGGCcattctaatttttttttttcattttgtacaaTGGTCATGTTTTGACTGAATATTAACTATTGGTCACACTGCTCCTGAGATTTCCAGTGGTACTCATCTGTGTTGTCCATATCTATATTGACCATACATGAGCAACAGGATGTTCTCATTGTGTTTGAAAGCTCCAGAATCAACAGGTTAGTTGTATCTTGTGGTGATATTTTCTAACATATTGTGTGTAATATactgatttaaatattttaaaaaacgAAGAAAGAATTCATATTTTATGAGATCATGAAAGAATTTTGTTGTCTTACCTGGTTCAGATCATCACAGGTGAGTCGTGTTGAGAGAATCTGAATATCTGATGATCAGTGTTCAGCTTTTATTGTGGAAGGAACAGAGTCCTGCTACTGTTTTTCTATTGGCTGATCGGACTCACGTGTGATACcaagtgaaagagaaaatgcagtGGTGGTAATCCCCTGGATTTCCAAAGGGAGACAGTTCTGATCCAACCAC includes:
- the LOC108890348 gene encoding uncharacterized protein LOC108890348, with protein sequence MGNQNTCNPETSQTGDKKTEMEKELDEFLRYHLRFSHIMMLEHIMMMGPERMTLMKTLNQPLINCATEKCQDETVRQWLRQNSESDTFIKLKDMFHFLKKHIDEEEKKNHSDSVDITFLAHGSIRGSMIPASCLLPLSTITDVLLYSPWNCAIYAGAAYGIATGLMKPQHRVFLCGKKDHCQIPNEKHCPIKLPNHWNSMRRAGDQMIPNIMLSPLKPPKDSYWRSFEALTKTHGPPGRNRIIIPFIVPGETSVPFSVVTLALSLVLLSSRFKATVHLAACLSDGSVGQKFDRKYLEEQYVCTIDNTVMTASDDMFSRKFG